A stretch of DNA from Calditrichota bacterium:
CCAATTAATGCGCCGGGCGTACCAGCCTGAGTTTTGGTATCATGATATTTCTGTTGCGGATAAAAATGGGAATTTAAAACCGACTACAAGAACTGAAAACTATACAGTCGCCGGGCCGCTTTGTTTTGGTGGTGATATTATCGCCAGAGATATTGAACTGCCCGTTATTAATGAAGATGATTATATTATTATTCATGATACGGGAGCTTACACGCTTAGCATGTGGTGTCGGCATACAAGCAGGCAAATCCCAAAAGTTGTTGGTTATCAAAATGATGGCGGTAAATTCCAGACCTTAAAAAAAAGGGAATCGTTGGAAGATGTTTACAATTTTTGGAAGTAAATTAGAAGGAATAAAATATGAAAATATTGATTGCCGTAACCTCATCAATTTCAGCCTACAGGATTCCAAATCTTGTATCCCAATTAATAAAACAAGGTCATGAAATTATTACAATGATCTCAGAGCCTGCGAAAGCTTTTGCATCGCCCCAGGCACTTGCCGTAATGAGCCAGCACAAATGTTACGAAGACAGCGACGAATGGAGCAACAATGATGATGTTCTGCATATAAAATTGGCTAAATGGTGCGATGTTTGTCTCATTGCCCCACTCACGGCCAACACACTGGCAAAAACCGCCAATGGCATTTGCGATAATCTTATAACATCAACTATTCGTGCCCTTGGTGATACAAAACTTATTTTAGCACCGGCAATGAACACACGCATGTGGGATAACAAACTTACCAAACATCATCTGGATTTAATGGCAGAATATTATAATGTTGCGGTAATCGATCCTGTTGAAAAAATCTTAGCTGATGGTGATGAGGGCATTGGCGGGTTGGCTGAGGATGAGACAATTATAAAAGAAGTGGAAAGTAAGAAGTAGGAAGGAATATAGAACATAGTTCGTTTAGTGATGACCAGTAATTCATTATTCCATCACTCCAATAATTCATTATTTCTTCAAGTTACTATTAAAAAAAAATACAGTTTAAAAATATTAATTTTAGAAAATGGAGTTTTAAAGATGAGACCGGTTTGCATAATTGTGCGTGATGGTTGGGGACACAACACAAATTCAAAAGGAAATGCTGTTTTGGCGGCAGATACGCCCAATGTTGATTCATATAAAGAAAAATATCCCTGGACTTTGATCCACACTTCCGGTGAACCCGTTGGATTACCCGATGGATTTATGGGCTCAAGCGAAGTTGGACATTTAAACCTCGGTGCCGGACGAATTGTTGTACAGGAGCTAAAGCGTATTGATGAAGGTTTTAAAGATGCCTCCATTTTTAACTCTGATAAATGGCGGGACCTGATTTCAAACTGGAAAGAAAATAATTCAAATCTCCATTTAATGGGGCTGTTGCAAGATGAAGGTGTCCACGCGCACCAGGATCATCTTTTTAAAATTATGAAGCAAGCCCGTCTGGAAAATCCTGATGGTCGGATGATTATTCACCCCTTTTTGGATGGCCGGGATTCTGCACCTAAGAGTGCGCCGATGTATTTGGCTACTTTAAATAAGGTTATGCAGGAAACCGGAAACTGCACAATTGGAACGATGATGGGCCGCTATTATTCCATGGACCGCGCCAAAGATTGGGATACTACAGATAAAGCATATCATGCATTGATTTTAGCACAAGGCCGTGAAATGAATGATGCCATTTCTGCCGTTGAAGAATCCTATCAGAAAGACAAAACCCCGGATAACGTGGCCATGTTCGATGAATATATCCCAATCCATATTATGCAGGGTTATCAGGGAATTAAAGATGGTGATTCAGTCTTTCATTTCAACTACAGGCAGGACCGTGCAACCCAGCTAACAAAAGCTTTTGTGGATGACAACTACCCCGGAAAACGCACATCACGTTCTGTGGTGACTTATCTTGGTTTTACACGCTATTATGACGAGCTTGAGCAATACCTGATGGGTGCAATGGGTGGCGGTGGTGCCATGGATAATCTTTTAGGTGAGGTCATTTCGAACGCCGGATTGAAACAACTACGAATTTCCGAAACTCAAAAATTCCCACATGTAACCAGTTTTTTTAATGGCAAAAGTACAACACCATCAGCAAATGAAGACCAGGTAGAATTAAAAAGTGAAATTGATCCTGCTGCTTTTGCTAGTTTTCCACAGATGGAAGCTGCTGCAATTAATGAAGAATTATTGAAGCGCCTGCAGGACAATCCATACGCATTTATAGTTTTAAATTACCCCAATGCCGATATGGTTGGACATACCGGTGATTTTGATGCAGCAAAAAAAGCCGTAGAATTTGTTGACCAGAGCCTTGGCCCTGTTATTGAACGACTTTTGGAATTGGATGCCCATATTTTGTTAACTGCCGATCATGGCAACTCTGAACAGATGATCGATTATGAAACCGGTATGACTAAAACCAGCCACACCACTTTTGATGTTGAGATGATTTACATCGCCAATGATGCGCCCGGCAAAAAACTTATTGAAGGTGGCAAGCTTTCTGATTTAGCCCCAACAACCTTAAAACTGTTAGGTCTGGAAATACCAAAAGAAATGACGGCCAATGTGTTGATTGAAGGATAGTTTAGAAGATTTAATTTTCTCTGAATATTATAACGAGGCTGCTCATCAGGGCAGCCTTTTATTTTTCTATATAAATCCATTATTTGCATTCACCAAATAAAAAAACAGCTATTATCAAGTCGTAACCAAATCCTCAGGCTTATCATAAAAAACAACTGAAATTATTTCTAAAAAATCCCCGATAAAAACCTTTTAACTTTTTGTTATCCCTGTTTTAATTTAGTATATTTGTAGTGGATTTTCCTCACTGTATGATGGAAATATCCCTGATTAGTGAATGAATCGCTAATCACTACTTTAATACAGAGGTAATTATGATCGAAATTAGAATGCATGGACGCGGTGGACAGGGCGCCGTGATCGCATGCAAAATTTTAGCCAACGCCCTGTTTAGAGAAGGTAAATTTGCACAATCTTTTCCCGCTTTTGGTGTAGAACGCCGTGGTGCCCCGGTTATGGCTTTTACACGTATTGATAACAAACCCATTCATCTCCGCACAGAAATTTATGAACCCGATCACCTGATCATTTTAGATGCCAGTCTTTTACAAACAATTGATGTAACGATCGGTTTAAAACCGGCTGGAAAGATTTTGATTAATAGTGGGCTGGAACCTTCGTCCTTTAAACTGCCGCAAAAATTTGATGTGATGACCATTGATGCAAATTCGATTGCAGTAAAACACGGCCTGGGAACACGGTCAACACCAATTGTAAATACAGCTATTTTAGGCGCTTTCTCAAAATTTACTAAAATTATTGGCGTCGAAGCGATAGAAGTGGCCATTCATGAATCCGTCCCGATAAAAAAGAAAGCAAATGTGCTGGCCACACATGAAGCGTATGAAACATTAAAAATCGATCCTATCATTCATTTGATGGAGCACTCATGAAAAATGCATTAAATCCTAAAAATGGAAAACCGGTTTTTGCCATGTCGGTTACCGATATGAGCAAAAATAAGACCGGCAGCTGGCGTTATATGCGCCCCTATTATGAAAATAAAACAGCGCCTTGTATAAAGGGCTGTCCGGCCGGTGAGAAAATCCCCCTTTATTTTGAACTTGTAAAAAAAGAACAATTTGAAGAGGCCTGGCATGTTATCCTCGATGATAATCCTTTACCCGGTGTTTGTGGTCGTGTTTGTTACCATCCTTGTGAAGGAGTTTGTAACAGAAAAGAATATGACAGCCCGATTGCCATCAACAATATGGAGCGATTTGTTGCTGACCAAAACATGGATAAAGGATACCCCAAGCATTTTCATGCTGAAAAAACAGGATTAAAGGTTGCAATTATTGGTTCCGGTCCTGCAGGATTATCAGCAGCCTATCAGTTAGCCCGGCTTGGACATTCTGCAACTATTTACGAGGCTTTGCCAGAACCTGGCGGAATGCTTCAAATGGGTATTCCCAAATACCGTCTTCCCCGTGAAGTTTTGGAAAAAGAAATAAAAGATATCCAGTCGCTTGGTGTAAAAATTAAAACAAATTGCAAGATTGGCAAAGATATCGATTGGCAAAATCTACAGATGGAACACGACTCTGTATTAATCGCAACCGGTGCTACCAAAAGCCGGCCTCTAAATGTTCCCGGTGAAGACAAAGAAGGCATATCATCCGGGTTACATTTTTTAAAAGAGTTTAATATTGAAAATAAAAAGGAAGTAAAGAAGAAGCTGGTTGTCGTCGGTGGTGGTAATACTGCCATCGATTGTGCTCGCAGTGCTATCCGCCTTGGTGCAGATGTGACCATCGTTTACCGCCGTTCACGCCATGAAATGCCGGCTGTACCTGAGGAAATTGAAGAAGCCGAAGCCGAAGGCGTTAAGATAAATTATCTGACAAATCCTGTTGAATTTATTGGCGATGAAAAGGTTGAAAAGATTCGCTTAATAAAAATGGAATTAGGAGAACCGGATGAAGATGGACGCAGAAGACCTGTTGAAAAGGCTGGATCTGAATTTGAGATTGAAGCTGACCAAGTGATGCTGGCCATTGGTGAAACACCAGATCTGGATTTTTTACCTGATTCCATAAATGAGCAATGGGGTCGCGTCAATATTGATTCGTACCAAATGACAAATTACAAAGGTGTTTTTGCTTGCGGTGACTCAGCAAACGGGCCAATAGGTACAGTGGTAGATGCTATCGCCACGGGAAAGAATTCCGCTTTTACAATTGATGCTTTTTTGAATGATAGAAACTATCATTTTATAAACCAAACCAAGCTGGTTCCGTTTGAAAGTATAAATCTTGATTATTTTAAAAAGGAAAAAAGACCAGTTCAAAAACGGAGCGATCAGGCTGAGTTGGTGGATAACTTTTTTGAGGTAAACCTTGGTATTGACCAGGCAAATGCAATCAACGAAGCAGAACGTTGCTTTAGCTGTGGTTACTGTACTACCTGTGATACGTGTCTTGTATTTTGCCCGGATGTGGCCATTAAACATTCTGAAAACGGAAAAGCATACGATATAAATTATGATTTTTGCAAAGGCTGCGGCATCTGTGTGCATGAATGCCCGCGCGATGCCATGTCTTTTGATGAGGAGATAAAATGGAAAACGGAATAATAGCCAAAGGGCTTGAAAAATATTTTAATCCTGAAACCACCGCGGAAATAAGAGTTACAGAAGGAACACACGCAGCATCTTATGCTGTTGGCCTGGCACGGGTAAAAGTAATATCGGCATACCCGATTACTCCGCAAACTTCTATTGTGGAAAAACTATCGGAAATGTGTGCCTCCGGCGATATAGATGCTGAATTTATAAAAGTAGAATCGGAACATTCTGCCATGGCTTGTGTGATCGGTTCCCAGGCAACAGGCGCAAGATCTTTCACAGCAACTTCCAGCCAGGGTTTGGCCCTCATGCATGAAGAACTACATTGGGCAGCAGGAGCGCGCTTGCCTGTGGTGATGGTTAATGTAAATCGCGCTTTAGGAGCTCCATGGAATATTTGGGCCGATCAAGGTGACAGCCTTGCCCAACGCGATACGGGCTGGGTTCAACTTTATGCTGAAAGTAACCAGGAAGTTTTGGATATGGTTTTACAAGCTTATCGCCTTGCAGAACAAATTATGCTTCCGGTAATGGTTAACATGGATGCCTTTTTTCTTTCTCATACAACAGAACCTGTGGCTCTGCCAAAGCAGGAACTTGTAGATCAGTTTCTGCCTGAGTACAATCCTAAATTTAAGTTGGATATTAATGATCCTCATGCTTTTGGAGGATTGGCTAAGCCAGATGCCTATATGGAGTTACGCTATAATATTCAAAAATCCATGGAAGATGCCCTTCATCTTATCCCAACAATTGCTGATGAATTCGATACAATTATCAAAAGGCATCACGGAGGATTGGTTGAAGAGTACCTAACAGAAGATGCAGAATTTTTACTTGTAACTTCCGGCACAATAACCGGAACAAGCCGCATTGTAATTGACCAGTTCCGAGCAAAAGGTGTTAAAATTGGTTTACTAAAAATGCGCGTATTCAGACCATTTCCTGTAGATATTGTAAGGTCCATAGTTAAAAATGTCAGCAAGATTGGTGTACTCGACCGCAACATTTCTTTTGGTCATGGAGGCATATTTTTTAGTGAATTAAAATCTGCATTATATAACTCGGATAACCATCCACTTATGAACGGTTATGTTGCCGGGCTTGGTGGAAGGGATGTTACACCAAAAACAATTGAAAAAGTTATCACTCATTTAATCGCCAGCACACAAGGCGAAGACTTAGTTTGGATGGAGCTGAATTATGAGCCAGATGAAATTTGAAATACCCAACCTTGAGTTAATGAAATCGGGACATGTTGCCTGCCCGGGATGTGGCGGCAGTATGGCCATGCGCTATGCCTTAAAAGCACTAGGGCCAAAAACCATGATTGTAATTCCGGCATGCTGTTGGGCAATTATTGACGGACCAAGTCCATGTTCTGTAAATGGTGTTCCTGTTTTGCATGTTGCTTTTGAAACAGCCGCGATTTCCGCATCAGGAGTAAAAGCCGGTTTAAGAAGACAGGGAAAAGACGACGTTACTGTAATGGCCTGGGCCGGTGATGGTGGGACTTTTGATATTGGTATGCAGGCTCTTTCCGGAGCAGCAGAACGTAACGAAGATATTATTTATGTCTGCTATGATAATGAGGCATACATGAACACAGGAATCCAACGCAGTTCTGCAACACCATGGGGTGCATGGACGACAACGACTCCTACAGAAACACCAAAATCAAAACCGAAAAAAAATATTATTGATATTTTGCTGGCCCACCATATTCCTTATGTGGCTACTGCCTCAGTTGCTTATCCTGATGATTTTATCCGGAAAATGAAAAAGGCAAAATCAATTCGCGGAATGAAATTTATCCACGTTCTATCTCCTTGCCCACCAGGCTGGAAATCTGCACCTGAAGAATCAATCCAGATTTCAAGATTGGCTGTAAACAGTAAGGTTTTCCCATTGTATGAGGTTGAGGATGGTTTTCGCTACACTATGAGCCTTGATCATAAAAGTACTCCGGTTAAGGAGTATATAAAACACCAGGGACGCTTCAAACATTTAAGTGATGCACAAATAGATCAAATACAAAAAGATACCGATCTGAAGTGGGCAGTTTTAATGAAGAAAGTAGAAATGGGTGAACTTTTTTCAGATAATTGATTATTTTCAATATCACTCCCAAGCTAAGTTGGGAATGATATTTGAATTAGACAGTTGGTAAAGTTTGATGTTTTATTCAAATCTGGAAAGCTGTTTTTCCATTTCTGTAAACTCTTTTTCAGAAACCAGTTCAACTGCTGAAGAAAAAACAACACTGTCTTCACGAAAGATATGCAGCCGCAACATTTCAACAAGAGCCTTGCCTTGTTCTAGTGCCGCATCTAAAGTAATAGCCCGCGAAGCCGTATCCGGTAACCGTGCGGATAATCCTAGAAAATTAAATGTAACAGCAGCGAGTTGCATCAACTTTATATGGTCATCTTCCAACATGTCTACAGCTGTTTGAGGATTGAGGCCTTGCCCGTGCTCTCCTTTTTCCAAAAAGCGCGCTTGTAATGTTGGAAATAAAATCTTTTCTTCTTTAAGATTGTGCTGCACAACCTTCTCGTCCACAAATGAAAAAAAGTTTCTCAATCCTTCATCAATTTTAGGATCAGCAACCAGGCCTTTTTCTTTTAGCTGATTTAAAATAGAGTCAAATTCATCCAGCTGCTTTATACAGTTTTTGTGCTCGTCCATTAAAACTTGAAGAAATGGCGGCATTTTTTCATAAGGGATAGCATCCATATCCGGAGGTTCGTAAGCCTCAGGCGGGTTCATTGGTGAAAATTCGTCTTGTTCCGTTTGTTTCTCAACCATTCTTTTTAATGGATCTTGATTTTGCAAATCTTGTAAGTTTTCCATCATTTCCTTTTTAATATTTAAAAAACTTCTCTAATCTTAATAAAAAATGCCGCAGGATTAAAACCTACGACATTCATTATATCCTTAAAACTTTTATATTTTATTAATTATTTCTAACCTTGAATTTTATGGATTTTTGAACTCAGCTTTTGGCCCAAGATAATACCACCAGTTTAAGACAGCACATAAAGCATAAAAGACTGCAAAACCGTACATAGCCAACTCCGGTGTGGTAGCTTTCATTTGTTCACCTATAACTTTTGGAATTAAAAATGCACCATAAGCCGCAACAGCAGAAGTCCAGCCTAAAGCCGGGCCGGCCTGTTCGACATTAAACACCATTGATATTGTACGGAAGGTAGAGCCATTTCCAATACCTGTTGCCGTAAATAGAATTACTATCAATACAAAAAATGGCACAAAATAATCTTGCGGAGTTGCTGATTGGTAAGCTAAATGAGAGTAATAACCAACCCCAATTGATGCTAAAACCATAACAATTGCAACAAACTGAGTTACAATTGCCCCACCGGTTTTATCGGCAATTTTTCCACCAACTGGGCGAATTAACGCCCCGATAAAAGCACCAACCCAAACATACATAAAAGTAGCAGGGCCATCAGGATTTGGTGTATTATGGGTCATGACACCATCAACCATAACATGCTTAACACTAAAAATATACTCAATTGCCAAACCAACCGCGGCGGCAAATCCAATAAAAGAGCCAAACGTCATTGTATAGATAATGGTCATAACCCAGGTATGCTTATTATCAAATATTTTGTATTGGCGTTCTAAGTTCGATTTGATTTCTCCTGGAGAAAGTTTTTTCATTAACAACACTGTCAATGCAATAACAGAAGGAAGGGCAATCCATTTAACCCATGTTAGGGATTTGAATGTTAAAATAAAATATAATCCAATTGCCGCAGTCACAAATCCAATAATCAATAACCAGGAAATTCGCCCAAAGGAGATAATAGGGTTTTTTAAATCGGGCGTTACGGCATCTGTTTTAATATTGTTCATTTTAAACCAGCCCAAAAAAGCCAAAGGAATAAGGAAGACCATCCAGATCCATCCTGAATTAGAAAGCCACGTTTCAGATCCTGCTGCGATTCTTTTAAAGATTGTCCCACTTGAACTTGACAAAATCATCGAATCACCACTTAAAGCTCCAAGCATTGGAAATGTCATAACCAGAGGAATAAGAATTTGCATAGTTGTCACACCAAAATTCCCCAAGCCGGCATTCATTCCAAGTGCGTAACCCTGAGTCTTTTTTGGATAGAAAAAGCTGATATTGCTCATTGAAGATGCAAAATTACCTCCACCGAAGCCCGATAAAAAAGCCATTAGCATAAAAAACTCAAAAGATGTGCCGGGATCTTGTAAACCTATTGCCGTTCCGATAGATGGAATCATTAGCAATGCAGTCGTAAAGAAAATTGTATTCCTTCCGCCAGCAAGACGAATAAAAAATGTACTTGGGATCCTTAAAGTAGCCCCGGTAAGGCCGGCAATTGCTGGAAGCATAAATAATAACCCCATCGCTTCATCGGGTGATTTGCCAAACGTAAAACCTAGGCTCTTCATTTGAACAGTAATAATGCCCCACATCAACCAGACGGCAAAGCCCGCAAGAAGGCTGGGAATTGAAACCCATAAATTCCGGTTAGCTATTGACTTTCCTTCAGTCTCCCAAAACTGTTCATCTTCAGGATCCCATTTAGTCAGATTTATTTTTGACAATTCCTTCTCCTATTTTAGTAAACTTGATGTTTGATCTGGATATTTGCCCATTGTTTGGCAACAACGCATAACAATTCAAGCAGCCAGGGAATTATTTATGTGGGCTAAGGTCGATATGCTCCAGGGCCTCTGGCGCTTCTTCTTTGATCATGGCTTCTGTGGCCCGGTGCAGCCAAACCAGACAAATCGCTGAAAGCAATAGCATAAACATCCAACAGCTTGTCCACAAACCTGTTCCTTCAAGTAAATAACCGAAAATAATCGGGCAGAAAAAACCACCCAAGCCTCCAAGGACACCCACCATTCCACCCACAACACCAACTTCATCCGGAAAATGGTCAGGGATTAAACGGTAAACACCCGCTTTGCCAATACCCCAAATGCTGCCGATAAGTATTATCAAAATTGCGAATATCCAAACATTTGCCTGAAAATATATCCGCGTAACACCTTTGGCCAACAAAGCTTTTTTGGGTACCTGTTCACCTATTTTCACCATTGGCTCTTGCCAGACTTCTTTGGTTGGAAAAATTAAGAGCTGGTTATCGATTATTTTGTTTTTATTTGATTTTGAAATGACCGGGTAGCTTTTCTCATCAACTTTTATTAATTCATCCGAGACAAAAGTTACTTTACCACTCTTAGTATTCATAATTCCCCTTCCCGGAGAATAAATGTCCATACGTGGTATGGTCAACATCAGGCTAATAATCACGGAAGTGGCCAGTACCCAAAACATAACTTTTCGGGCACCCCAATGATCTGACATCCAACCGCCAAGCGCACGAATTACACCGGATGGAAAACTAAACAATGCTGCAAAAATACCGGCTGTAACAAGGGGTAGGTAATATACATTTACAAAATAAGGTACAAGCCATTGGGAGAAAGCGACAAAGCAACCAAACACCAGAAAATAGTATACACCAAAACGCCAGACCCGAATATCTTTTAATGGAGCTAATGTTCCTTTTAATGTTTTCTTGGAAACAGAAGGTTTCTTATTAGTTGTAAACAAAAAGAAAATAACACCCATCACCGCGAGTGAAATAGAGTAAATAATTGGAAGCGTACGCCAGCCATCTATATTTGCACCGTTGTTTGTTAAACTTTTCAGAACAGTAGGTGCAAGCAATGTTGTGATAGCAGCCCCGGCATTCCCTGCTCCAAAAATTCCCAATGCACGGCCTTGCCAGTTTTTTGGGTACCAAACAGAAGTATAGGCAATCCCTATTGCAAAGCTGACCCCGGTTAGACCAAACCCAAAACTTGCCAATGCGAAGTAAATGAAGCTATCGGCATAGGAGAGTAAAAACATTGGGATTGCGCAAAGAATTAACAAACCACTAAAAATCGGTCTGCCCCCAAATTTGTCCGTCAAAATACCTGCCGGGAGCCTGAAAACCGCACCGGTCAAAACTGGTATTCCCATCAACCAGCCAATTTCTATAGGGCCCCAATCGAAAACCTGGTTGTCCACTAAAAAAGTTACCAAAACACCATTCAACATCCATGCCGCAAAACAGATAGTAAATGCTAAAGTGTTAAAGAATAAGATTTTATGAGATTTGAACGACAGATGGTTATCCATTGATACAGCCTCAGTATTGTAGATTCTTCATAAAATGCTAGAAGTCAGAAGAGTATAACAGTTTGTGTTCCAATTGTTTCAAACTCTTCTTGTCCTCGAGTTTCGCAGATTAATTATTCTCAGGCCGCTTCATTGTCCATGGTGAATTTGGATTGCGTACCTGTTTACGGTGCCAATACCACATCACCCTTTGATACGGCCGCCAGATATAATGCAAAGGCACTACCAAAACATGCACCAATCTTGAGAAAGGTATAAATAAAACAATTAAGTATGCGCCAATAATGTGCAGTTTAACGAGTAGCGGAAGGGCAGCAACTGCGCTGATATCTGGCTGTAATAAAAATATTGAGTAGAGATAAGGTGTAAGAACGGCAGCAAACCACGATGAACCCCAGCGGGCAGTTAATGCAACCAGTAATCCTAAAATAACCTGGGCAAGCAATAATAATTCGATAGTAATATCCATCGCGGAAGTCACTTCTTTTAACCGTGGGTCCTTCAACCTTCTGATAAAAAGCATCATAAGGCCAAACAAAACAATTATTCCAAAAGTGAACGCTGTAATTTCAAGTATGAGCAACCTTAATGGATGGCTATTAAATGCCAACACGCTGTCTGGAATAAGGAACGCGGCCAAATGTCCAAAAAATAAAAATAATATGCCCCAATGGAATGGCACAGCACCCCAGAACAAACTGCTACTTTCTAAAAACTGTGAAGAAAGTGATGAGTAATTAAACTTGGTTACTTTATAGCGGTAAATAGTACCAACAAAAAACACAACGAGCGCTATATAGGGTAAACCTATATAAAAAAAGTTATCAAGTACGGACATTTTTAATACCTTTCCAGATATTTATTATTGTGGTTCAATCTTCATTTCACTGCCAACTGATTTAAGAAAATCACTTCTTGATTGCTGAAGCTCAATTTCCTTAAAATTAAAATCCTCGCGCATAACCTGGTAAACCGCTTTTAGTGGAAATTGATAAATCAGGGCATAATCATTAGAAGTTTCTATTATTGTTCTGTGATGCTTTCTGTAAATAACATTTCTTTTCTCAATCTTTTGTGGATTAAACTCAGTGATAATTTTCTTAACCGCCGGTGCAACAATCTTTTCAACCAAGTTTTCCCTAAATTCAGGCTTTTTCATTTTATGCAAGAGGCGTAAGATATTAGGAAGGTGATCTGCAAGTTCATTACCACAATCGACCCCCGCTTCTTTGTGTTCACTGTTTAGGTTTACTAAAACCTGGCCACGCTTATAATCATCACCAAACAACACATACCCTATATCCAAAGTGGTAGCGGCCTGAACATCAAACGAACGGGTAAACAATTCTTCAAGTTCAATCTGTGATGCCTGTAAAACAAAATCTGTAAATTTCCTGAGTTCATTCCCCGCAATAGGATAATGTTCATCAAGATAGGCCTGAGCTTTCCCGGCTACATCTGAAAATCCAGCAATGGGGTAATAAAACAAATCTGCTAATAGACTATATTGTTCATAGGAATTGTTCATTAATTTTTTATAATCCTCTCTCTGGTTTTTCTTTAAATCCAAAACCCAAAGAACCTTTTGTATCACCCGTAAACTCCATCATCTCAATGGCCTGTTCTCGATGTGCTGCCGGAATAACAAAGCGGTCATCAAATTTTGCAAGAGAGGTCAGGTAATAAATTTCATCCACTGAGTCCGCTGTAAGGCCAACATCTTTGAGAACACTATTTGCTTTTGTTTCATCAATATC
This window harbors:
- the narI gene encoding respiratory nitrate reductase subunit gamma — its product is MSVLDNFFYIGLPYIALVVFFVGTIYRYKVTKFNYSSLSSQFLESSSLFWGAVPFHWGILFLFFGHLAAFLIPDSVLAFNSHPLRLLILEITAFTFGIIVLFGLMMLFIRRLKDPRLKEVTSAMDITIELLLLAQVILGLLVALTARWGSSWFAAVLTPYLYSIFLLQPDISAVAALPLLVKLHIIGAYLIVLFIPFSRLVHVLVVPLHYIWRPYQRVMWYWHRKQVRNPNSPWTMKRPENN
- a CDS encoding antiporter, whose product is MSKINLTKWDPEDEQFWETEGKSIANRNLWVSIPSLLAGFAVWLMWGIITVQMKSLGFTFGKSPDEAMGLLFMLPAIAGLTGATLRIPSTFFIRLAGGRNTIFFTTALLMIPSIGTAIGLQDPGTSFEFFMLMAFLSGFGGGNFASSMSNISFFYPKKTQGYALGMNAGLGNFGVTTMQILIPLVMTFPMLGALSGDSMILSSSSGTIFKRIAAGSETWLSNSGWIWMVFLIPLAFLGWFKMNNIKTDAVTPDLKNPIISFGRISWLLIIGFVTAAIGLYFILTFKSLTWVKWIALPSVIALTVLLMKKLSPGEIKSNLERQYKIFDNKHTWVMTIIYTMTFGSFIGFAAAVGLAIEYIFSVKHVMVDGVMTHNTPNPDGPATFMYVWVGAFIGALIRPVGGKIADKTGGAIVTQFVAIVMVLASIGVGYYSHLAYQSATPQDYFVPFFVLIVILFTATGIGNGSTFRTISMVFNVEQAGPALGWTSAVAAYGAFLIPKVIGEQMKATTPELAMYGFAVFYALCAVLNWWYYLGPKAEFKNP
- a CDS encoding NarK/NasA family nitrate transporter, which produces MDNHLSFKSHKILFFNTLAFTICFAAWMLNGVLVTFLVDNQVFDWGPIEIGWLMGIPVLTGAVFRLPAGILTDKFGGRPIFSGLLILCAIPMFLLSYADSFIYFALASFGFGLTGVSFAIGIAYTSVWYPKNWQGRALGIFGAGNAGAAITTLLAPTVLKSLTNNGANIDGWRTLPIIYSISLAVMGVIFFLFTTNKKPSVSKKTLKGTLAPLKDIRVWRFGVYYFLVFGCFVAFSQWLVPYFVNVYYLPLVTAGIFAALFSFPSGVIRALGGWMSDHWGARKVMFWVLATSVIISLMLTIPRMDIYSPGRGIMNTKSGKVTFVSDELIKVDEKSYPVISKSNKNKIIDNQLLIFPTKEVWQEPMVKIGEQVPKKALLAKGVTRIYFQANVWIFAILIILIGSIWGIGKAGVYRLIPDHFPDEVGVVGGMVGVLGGLGGFFCPIIFGYLLEGTGLWTSCWMFMLLLSAICLVWLHRATEAMIKEEAPEALEHIDLSPHK